One Stenotrophomonas maltophilia R551-3 genomic window, GTGGTCGCACGACGACGGCAGGATCGCTGCGCCCAGGCCTGCGGCGGCCAGACTGATCAGCGTCGACGCCTCACCGGCCTCCTGCACGATGCGCGGGGTGAAGCCCGCCGCCGCACACAACGCGATCATGTGGTCATGGATGCCCGCACCGGCACTGCGGCGGAATGCCACGAACGGCTCCTGGGCGAAGTCGCGCAGCGACAGCGTGCCCTGTTTCGACAGTCTGCGCAGGGCAGGGTGATCGGCATGCACGATCAACGCCAGCGGATCGACGAACAGGCTGTGCGCCACCAGTTCCGGCGGCAACGCGCGCTTGCGGATGATGCCCACGTCCAGGCTGCCATCGAGCAGCGCATCGATCTGCTGCAGGGTGTTCATCTCGCTCAGCTGCAGCCGCACCTGCGGATAACGCTGGCGGTACTGCAGGATTGAACGCGGAATCTGCGGTGACAGTGGCGTGGCGCGGGTCAACCCGATGCGCAGCTCACCCTGCTCGCCGCGCTGCGCACGCTGCACTTCGTCCACCGCAGACTCGACCTGCAGCACGATGGCGCGTGCACGTTCCTGCAGCAGCTCACCTGCGGCAGTGAGCTGCACACGGCGATGACTGCGCACGAACAGCCGCGCACCGATCAGATCTTCCAGCTGGCGGATCTGCTGGCTGAGCGGCGGCTGCGACATGCCCAACCGCTCCGCCGCCTGTCCGAAGTGCAGGGTATCGGCAACGGCGAGGAAGTAGCGCAGGTGGCGCAGTTCGATGGACATGCGGCCAGTTTATTCATCGCCAGCCAGAAATGGGGTCAGAGCCCGTTGCGCAGCAACGGGATCCGACCCCGACAGATTGCGGGGATCTGTCAGAGGCGGGGCGGTGTGGGTGGGCAGGACCGTTGGCGCCATGGATGGCGCCATCGAGCTCCCATGGACGGGTTTACAGCGTGTCCTGCCCACCCACACCGCCCCGCCATCTACGGAATGCCCGCTTTTGACGTTGCCGTTGCCGTTGATTCGGCAGGTGCAGGGCGCAGCCCTGCCGAACACCCCTCATCGTTCCGAATGCCCGCTCTGGTCATAATCGCGCGGACTGAACAACTCCGGCTGGATCAGCTCGATGAAAGCCCGCGCCTGCGCCGACAACGCCTTGCCACGCCGCACGATCACCCCGTAGCTGCGCTCGGGGAACCAGCGCTTCATCGACCGCGCCGCCAACCGCTCGCGGTCAGCCTCGTTCAGGCACAGCGCCGGCACGATGGAAATGCCCATGCCCATCGCCACGTACTGCTTGATCACCTCCCAGCCGCCCACCTCCAGCGCCACGGTGTAGGCGATGCGGTGGCGCTGGAACACCTGGTCGACCAGCCGGTAGGTGATCTGCCGCTTCGGCGGCAGCACCAGCGGATAGCGTGCGATGTCGGCCAGCTCCAGCTCGCCGCCACTGGCCAGCGGATGGTCGTGCGGGGCGATCAGTACCTGCTCGAAGCGGTAGGCGGGGGCATAGCTGAGGTCGGCAGGCACATCAGTCATCGAACCGATCGCCAGGTCAGCGGCGTCCTCGCGCAGCAGGTCGGTGCCGTCGGCGCTGATTGCGTTGTGCAGGGTCAGCCGCACATCCGGATGATGCAGGCGGAAGCGTTCGACGATCTTCGGCAGCAGGTACAGGATGGTCGAGCTGTTGGCGGCGATGTTCAGTTCGCCGGCGTCCAGGCCGCGCACCTTGTCGCGGAACCGCGCCTCCAGCCCGTCCAGGTTCTCCACCAGTGGCTGCGCCATTTCGTACAGCAGCTGACCCTCGCGGCTGGGCACCAGGCGGCGCCCGCTGCGCTCGAACAACGGCACCCCCAGCTCACGCTCCAGGGCCTGCAACTGCAGGCTGATGGCCGGCTGGCTGACGAAAAGTGCCTCAGCTGCCCGTGAGACCGAGCCCAGGCGCACGGTCTGGCAGAACGCGCGCAACGGCTTCAGCCGGTCGGATTTGTAGGAAAAACGCGGACTTGGCGGGGGGCGTGTGGTCATCGCGTCACAAGTATTAGCACAATTTATGTATAACATTGCAAAAACTGTTTTGCCAAATACTTCGCTCCAGCGGCACCGTGGAGGCGTTC contains:
- a CDS encoding LysR family transcriptional regulator, which translates into the protein MTTRPPPSPRFSYKSDRLKPLRAFCQTVRLGSVSRAAEALFVSQPAISLQLQALERELGVPLFERSGRRLVPSREGQLLYEMAQPLVENLDGLEARFRDKVRGLDAGELNIAANSSTILYLLPKIVERFRLHHPDVRLTLHNAISADGTDLLREDAADLAIGSMTDVPADLSYAPAYRFEQVLIAPHDHPLASGGELELADIARYPLVLPPKRQITYRLVDQVFQRHRIAYTVALEVGGWEVIKQYVAMGMGISIVPALCLNEADRERLAARSMKRWFPERSYGVIVRRGKALSAQARAFIELIQPELFSPRDYDQSGHSER
- a CDS encoding LysR family transcriptional regulator, with translation MSIELRHLRYFLAVADTLHFGQAAERLGMSQPPLSQQIRQLEDLIGARLFVRSHRRVQLTAAGELLQERARAIVLQVESAVDEVQRAQRGEQGELRIGLTRATPLSPQIPRSILQYRQRYPQVRLQLSEMNTLQQIDALLDGSLDVGIIRKRALPPELVAHSLFVDPLALIVHADHPALRRLSKQGTLSLRDFAQEPFVAFRRSAGAGIHDHMIALCAAAGFTPRIVQEAGEASTLISLAAAGLGAAILPSSCDHIRVEGARFVALADAGAHSEVQLAWHREGVTPLIRNFAGLLREAFAEG